The window AACCATCCGGCCATTTTCCATAATATAGCCATATGAACTGATCGACAGGGCGAGTTGGGCATTCTGTTCAACCAGCAGAATGGTGGTCCCTTCACGTTCATTGATCTCTTTAATGATACCAAAGATTTCATCGACCAGGAGTGGTGCCAGGCCCAATGAGGGTTCATCCAGCATCATAAGTTTCGGCTGGGCAAGGAGCGCCCGGCTGATCGCCAGCATCTGCTGTTCGCCACCGGAAAGATACCCTGCCAGCCTTTTACGACGACTCTTTAAAGAAGGAAAATAGCTGAAACATTTTTCCATATCGATCTGAACGGCCGCCCGATCCTTGCGGATATAGGCACCACAAGCAAGATTTTCCTCAACCGTCAGATCCTCAAACACCCGGCGCCCTTCAAGAACCTGGAAAATTCCCTTACGCACGATATCATGCGGCGAGAGCCCCTCCAGAGCAGTGCCCATAAATTCAATAGTGCCGTCACTGATCTCCCCATCTTCCAACGGGAGGAAATTACTGATCGCCTTCAACGTTGTTGATTTCCCGGCACCATTAGAGCCCAGCAGAGCAACAATCTTACCTTTGGGCACCTCCAGGGAAAGGCCCTTGAGTACCAGGACGACATGGTTGTAGATTACTTCAATATTGTTAACCCGAAGGATAGGTGGCTCTTTTTCTTGTTCGGTCATAGGAAGTACCCGGTTGCTCTTTGCGTTCCCAGATAAAAAGGCCTGGAACCTGCGGGCGCATGGCATGAACCAAAGGAATGTGCGCCCGCAGGTTTCAGTGATTTATATTTTAATGCAGATAGATCCAGTCAGAAGCCGGCACAAAATCACCGCCTTTAGCGACAAAAACTTTGCCGACGCCGGTTGCGTTACTGTCTTTAAAGCTGATCTTGCCGGCAAATTCGCCGGTATCCCAATCTTTGACCAGAGGAATCATATCCTTCAAGTTGGGACCGGTAATCGGCAGGCCCTTTTCCTTACACATTTTAGCCAGCTTGACGAAAACCATGCCGGTAAACCAACCCTGCATATAGGAATTGGGACGGTACGTTACATCTGGATGATGTTTTGCACCGAATTCACGGATTGCTTTGATCATCGGAACATCTTCCTGCTGCCAATAGGCGTAAGGATTGACCCCCATATAGCCTTCACCGTCAGCGCCCAATTTGCCTAAAAGCATCTTCGACATGGCCCAGAAGGTTCCCATGAACGTTGTTTTCAGACCAAAATCGTGGGCCCCTTGAATAACAGCCGGAATCGGCGGCACAACATATCCCTGGAAAATACAGTAGTCGGGATTATGGCGTTTAAGATCCAAAAGCTGACTCGAGATATCAACAGCCCCAACCTTGGTGACCTCTTCGGCGACAACCTCAACCCCTAATTTTTTTGCCATCTCACGGGCATAGGGAATCGGGTCACGGCCAAACTCGGTATCACTGTAAAAAAAGGCAACCGTGGGTTTTTTGCCTTTTTCTTTTGGATTTTCGGCGATGTATTTAAGCAGAATTCCAAACTGCTGGGCATAGGTCGGCCCGGAAACAAACATGTAAGGATTGGTTGCCCGATCTGCCAACTCCTGGGAGAACGAGGTTGAGCCATAGACAATCTTATAGTTATTGTTGATCTCCGGCGCCAGGGCCTTGCCTTCACCTGTGGACTCGCCATAGTTCATGACCGGACTCTCCTTGGCCATCATCTTTTTAAATGAGGCCACGGCCCGGCTCAACTCATAGCCGGTATCTTCATAGAGGTACTCAATCATTTGGCCATCAACGCCACCCTGTTCATTGGCATAGGCCAGGGAATCGGCCAAGCCCTGATGAATGTGTTTGCCGGCAAAAGCAAAACGACCGGTAATTGGCTGTTGTGCACTAATTTTGATGGTTTCACCGGCCCACGACATCCCAGCCATCAAAGTCAAGCCTAGAGCCACAACAATGCTGTACAACAGTTTAGATCGCATCTCCTTCTCCTTAGTCCCAGGGTTAAACTGAAAAGCTGAAAAGCCCTTCAGGGTTGACAACAACATTCTCGAAACCATCCGGCTTGCAAAGCTTTTTGCCGGTTGTTACGCTTTTATCAATGCTTAAAGGGCCATAAGCGAAAATAACTCTTAACCCGAACCCACATTTCTGCCAAACCATGGGGTTCAAAGACGAGGAAAACAACAATCAGAAGACCAAAGACTACGGTTTGCAGGGGAAAGAGAAACGACATGGCCTGCGGGGATATCCCTTCAAAAAATTTAAGGACGGTCTGCAGGACTTCAGGAATCAGGGTCATGAAGATGGCCCCGTAAATCGCGCCGAGAATATTGCCCAGTCCGCCGACAATAATCATGGCCAAAAAGCGGATACTTTCGTGGAGCGGAAAATGTTCCGGGGTAATCGATTTCAAATGATTCACCCAGAGACAGCCGGCAATCCCGGCAAAAAAAGAGCTGACGGCAAAGGCGTAGAGCTTATAGCGAAAGAGGTTGATACCCATGAGCTCGGCCGAGATATCGCGATCACGGATAGCGATGAAAGCGCGACCCACCCGGGTCCGAAAAATATTGCGGCTGACGGTAGCCGCGATGATAACAACCACCAGGGTCACCCAGTAGAAGCCGAATTCGGTACCAATATTCAAACCAAAAATCGTTGGTGAAGCGATGTTGAGCCCCCTGATTCCACCGGTCAAGGACTCCCAGTGGACGAAAAAAAACTCAAAAATGACCTGGGCAGCCAGGGTCGTAATGCAGAGATAGAGACCCTTCATCCGCATTGACGGAGCCCCCACAAGAACCCCGAAAAAAGCGGCCGCCAGCCCGGCCAGCGGCAGGCAGAGGAGAAAAGGCAGACTGAAGCGATTGGTCAGAATGGCCGAGGTGTAGGCCCCGATACCGACAAACGCGGCATGGCCTAAAGATATCTGCCCGGCGGCCCCGGTGAGGATATTCAATCCCAACGCAGCAACAATCGCAATCCCGGTAATATTAGCCATGTAGAGCAGATAATCACCCGCTACAAAGGGTAAAATCGTCAGCAACAGAAACAGCACACCAAGCCAGAAACGGCTGGTGGATGTGGTAAAAACCGCCTCATCTGCCGAATAGCTCTCCTTGAAATCACCGATACGCATTTTTCTCTACCACTCCTATAACCGCTCAATCTCTTTGCGGCCAAACAGACCATAGGGTCTGACCATCAGGATCAGTACCAGAACAACAAAAGGGGCCACATTTTTGACGCCGCCGCCAATCAGGGGATCAAGGTATCCGCCGGCAAGGTTTTCCACAATCCCGACAATCAATCCCCCCAGAACGGCGCCGCCGATTGAGTCAAGTCCACCGAGAATGACAACCGGGAAGATCTTCAAACCAATACCGCCGAGATTAGGCTGGACGCCACCGATATTGCCGATGATCAAACCGCCAATGGAGGCTGCGATAGCGCCAAAAATCCAGGCCAGCGTAAACATGCTGCGGACATTAATGCCCATTGAAAAAGCTGCCAACTGATCACCGGCGGTGGCCCGCATGGCAACGCCGACTTTCGCGTACTTGAAGATCAAAGCAAAAACTGCCACGGTACCCATAGCGACAACAAAGCCCCAAAAGAGGTTGGAGCGGATAACCAGATTGCCAACAATAATCGGAGCCCGGGGGAAAAGGGCGGGAAAGCTTTTGAAATCGGAAGACCAGATCATTTCAGCCAGACCCATCATAATTGAGCTTAAGCCGATGGTAACCATGACGATGCTGATGGTTGGCTGACCCAGCATATGGCGGAGAATCGTTCTTTCCACGAGCAGGCCCAGAAGACCGGAACCTGCCATGACGATAAGAAAAGCAGGAATTGCCGGCAGACCGAGGAGCACTGAACACGTATAGAAAATATACGCCCCGATCATCATAAACTCACCGGTGGCAAAATTGATGATACTGGTTGCCTTGTAGATGAGAACGAACCCCAATGCGATTAAGGCGTAGACTCCGCCGACAGCTATGCCGCTGGTTAAGAGCAGGAGAAAAAAATCCATTGTTAACGTTGCCCCCGTTTTTCGCCAAGATAGGCTTTAAGC of the Candidatus Anaeroferrophillus wilburensis genome contains:
- a CDS encoding ABC transporter substrate-binding protein → MRSKLLYSIVVALGLTLMAGMSWAGETIKISAQQPITGRFAFAGKHIHQGLADSLAYANEQGGVDGQMIEYLYEDTGYELSRAVASFKKMMAKESPVMNYGESTGEGKALAPEINNNYKIVYGSTSFSQELADRATNPYMFVSGPTYAQQFGILLKYIAENPKEKGKKPTVAFFYSDTEFGRDPIPYAREMAKKLGVEVVAEEVTKVGAVDISSQLLDLKRHNPDYCIFQGYVVPPIPAVIQGAHDFGLKTTFMGTFWAMSKMLLGKLGADGEGYMGVNPYAYWQQEDVPMIKAIREFGAKHHPDVTYRPNSYMQGWFTGMVFVKLAKMCKEKGLPITGPNLKDMIPLVKDWDTGEFAGKISFKDSNATGVGKVFVAKGGDFVPASDWIYLH
- a CDS encoding branched-chain amino acid ABC transporter permease — encoded protein: MDFFLLLLTSGIAVGGVYALIALGFVLIYKATSIINFATGEFMMIGAYIFYTCSVLLGLPAIPAFLIVMAGSGLLGLLVERTILRHMLGQPTISIVMVTIGLSSIMMGLAEMIWSSDFKSFPALFPRAPIIVGNLVIRSNLFWGFVVAMGTVAVFALIFKYAKVGVAMRATAGDQLAAFSMGINVRSMFTLAWIFGAIAASIGGLIIGNIGGVQPNLGGIGLKIFPVVILGGLDSIGGAVLGGLIVGIVENLAGGYLDPLIGGGVKNVAPFVVLVLILMVRPYGLFGRKEIERL
- a CDS encoding branched-chain amino acid ABC transporter permease gives rise to the protein MRIGDFKESYSADEAVFTTSTSRFWLGVLFLLLTILPFVAGDYLLYMANITGIAIVAALGLNILTGAAGQISLGHAAFVGIGAYTSAILTNRFSLPFLLCLPLAGLAAAFFGVLVGAPSMRMKGLYLCITTLAAQVIFEFFFVHWESLTGGIRGLNIASPTIFGLNIGTEFGFYWVTLVVVIIAATVSRNIFRTRVGRAFIAIRDRDISAELMGINLFRYKLYAFAVSSFFAGIAGCLWVNHLKSITPEHFPLHESIRFLAMIIVGGLGNILGAIYGAIFMTLIPEVLQTVLKFFEGISPQAMSFLFPLQTVVFGLLIVVFLVFEPHGLAEMWVRVKSYFRLWPFKH
- a CDS encoding ABC transporter ATP-binding protein, translated to MLRVNNIEVIYNHVVLVLKGLSLEVPKGKIVALLGSNGAGKSTTLKAISNFLPLEDGEISDGTIEFMGTALEGLSPHDIVRKGIFQVLEGRRVFEDLTVEENLACGAYIRKDRAAVQIDMEKCFSYFPSLKSRRKRLAGYLSGGEQQMLAISRALLAQPKLMMLDEPSLGLAPLLVDEIFGIIKEINEREGTTILLVEQNAQLALSISSYGYIMENGRMVLDGPVDQLLNDQDVQEFYLGFGDQGEEKSYRDVKHYKRRKRWLS